The sequence GTTCGTATGCGCCGCTGGCCACATCCCTGACCAGTATTCAACAACCTCCCAAGTTTGTTTCACAtccaggagaagaagtcCGTTCTTGGGACCGCCCCCCACCTGCGCATGTAATCACTGGTTTCAATAGATCTCAAGCCATGAGTATCGACGCTATGTCCAGTAGAGATTCTGTCCAATCGCATGATTTGTGTGGCTCTACCTATTTGCATCCCCCTACTGGATATGGAGCACAACCAGCGCCCCCTTTTGCGCACCAGGCACTCAGCAATCCAGGACCAAGCTCTTCCAGATTCCCGGAAACAAGGAGAATCGTTTTGCAAGCAACCCGGCCTGGAGAACGTTCTAATCCTATCCTTATGGAGGATAGAGGCGGGTATTTCGAAAGGGTTAATCCCAGGCCTGAAAGCAGCTCGAGAATCCAGCTACGCCCCGTCCGCCCCTCTCAACCACAAACAGAGGTTGAAAACCGAGGGATTATCAGACCCCACACAATCTTCTCATGGGAGGAAGATTTAAGAAATCGAGGCGGACGCCGTGGCGTCGCCGAAATTGAGGTCAACCCTATCATCGATCCTCGCCCCCACGCGCCCCATATTCGACAATACGCTCCCCATGAATACTTTGGCGCGCCACCACCGGCTAAAGAGGAGGATTACAGAGTACAATCCCGGCGAGTGCCTGGTGGAGATTATGGTGCAGCACCTCCTGAGGGCTACTGGACTATGTAAGTTATAGTAACCTTTTGATTGAAAGATATCTTGagtatttttgttttgtggTGCTCATATATTGTAGACGACAACACGGCGACGAGCAAGTCTCACGACCTCATCACGAACCCGCAGTCTATCATCCCATCAATACACTGCCTCCAAGAGCGGATGAACGGTTTGAAACCAGGCAGGGCCGCCGCCCTTTAGCCCAACCGGCGCCAAATGTAATCATTATCGATTGATTGTATGTCTTTCTTCAGCATTTGACGGATACCagctcgtcttttttttttttttcccatatTCTATTTTAAGCAATCACATAGCATGCTTCAATCATGATACCGACGATATTGTTGATTAGAAGCTTACATTTTGGTTTGTTCAAAAGCTGGCATGATGGAAAAAAGCATGGAGTGGAGGAATTTTGCTTCATTAAACTCGTTATTATACCCCAATACTGTCATTTTCTTTGTGCCAGATTTTGGCAACGTGGAAGCACCACTATTTGATacccaaaaagaaggaaggcATTGGCATTGTGTTATTCTTCGAGGAAAGGTGTGGGAAAACAGAGAGCATTAAGTGGGGAAGAGGGCCTGTATAAATGTGTTGGTATTTCTCTGTCAGGAACAAAGCttggatgatggagatgggtgGAAAGTTGAATATATACATCTTCTTGTCTTAGAAGACTATATCTATACAGAGCATTCTTTTACATCTTATATGAGTGTGGATTTCACTCTATTCAGTACTGTGAACGTGGATGTGATAGATGTTTAGAGcatgtaaatatatattgcattaaagaaaaacaaaaaagctAACCACGTAACCCACATTCGCTCACGTTCAAGAGAGTATTTTTAgtgttcttctctttcatgaTCGTGTGGTATCCATAACATGCCTGTAAAGCTAGATATTCACCCAAATCATCCCATCAAGTTTCTTCTCATGAGATGACATCTTTTTAGCCCATCAGAGATGCATTATATCTCCTCTCTACTTTGtcctttactttattttaatttttcttctttctagtTTCGGcctcctctcttcccctTTCCTACACCTGCGCCACCAGAAGGACCGTGTCTCTTCTCAGAGCCCAATCCCCTCCTGCCAGCTGCGATGCCGCCCTTACCGCTCCTCGGGCCGCCGAAAgaaccgccgccaccacggCCTCCACGACCACCACCACGCATAGGTCCGCCTCTTCCACGGCCTCTGCCGCCGCGATCGCGGCCAGGGCTGATGCTGTTCTTGACGGCCACtgcgtcatcgtcgtccatgtcgtcgccatcgtcgccatccCTGGAGCGTTTGTTGGAGAACTTGAGCTTTCCGCCGCGACCGCGCCTAGCGGCATCACGGCCTTTGATAGCAGCGACGTAGGCGCCAACACCGGAGTTTTCGGGCTGGTCGACCTCCATAGcgccttcttcctcatcgtcgtctttgCCGAGGATGAGTTTGCCATCGAGGTCAGTCTTGGCCTTGGTCCGTTGAGGTTTGCGAAGCTTGACGGGCTTGGTGGTTGATATGCTAGCGAGGGCTTTCTTGTCCAGCAGATCGAGAggttcgtcgtcgtcctcgacAATGTATGTCTTGCCACCCTTCTGGGCCTTCTTCTTAGGTCTcgcgtcttcttcgtcaccCTCCCCTTCGGATTCCTCAGAGTCGCTGCTATACAGCGCGCGGTCGTATTCGTTTTCATACTGTCGCTTGccgtcctcttcgtcatcatcgctggCGTCCTCGTCATGAGCACTCTTGGCAgcgtccttctttctcttcgctCTCTCCTTAGTCTTGCGGATGTTGGCAAGCAGCTTCTTGTCAGAGTCAGGGCAGGCATTGTTAATGGCGTCGAAGCCAAAGCGGCGGACCATTCGCTCCAAGATGTGTCTGACCTTGGACTTGAAGTGGCCCTTGTGTTCTTTACTCCAGGTAACCAAGTTGGGCACGAGTGTGGCCAGGCGTGGCATCATCAGCTCAACGGGCAGGCTGATAACAGACACCTTGACAAAACCCAGGCAGCTCTTGACAATCTCTCGGTTATTTGAAGTCAGGAAGAGATCCATAGTCTGCACCAAGTCGGACAAAGTCTGCTCGCTCAGTGAAGACCGGAACTCGTAGAGGAGACGGCTGATAGCGGTGACAGAGGCAGAAATCATGTGAGGGGTGCTTCCTGCAAGACCTGCGCTCACCATGGTGAAGAACTCCTCGATAttggcagtagcagcaggggCATCGCTCGGCATATGAGGTACTTTGCTGTTGTCGATGGTAGCGCCGTTGGCAGCCGCCATCTTCTGTCCCATTTCAACCAGGAGGTCGTATGCGCTTTCACGGGCTCTCTCGTTGTTCTCCTTGCAGCAGATGACAATCTCGCTCAAGACAGCCGGAATGAAATGAAGGTCGCTGTTCGGAATGAAGGGAAGAAGTGCAGAGATGGCAGCAATTCTCTCTCGTCTGGCCGGCGCAGATACCTTCTCTGAGCTAGAGAGGATCAGGGCCTGCATCTCACCGTTCCGCTCCTGCAGGGCAGCCTTGCCAAGCTCAGAAGTTGCCAGTCTAGGGATCAGCTTGTAAgccttcttctgcagctggGGCTCCTCTTGCCTGTTGATGATTGCCGTGGCAATCTCAAACAGCGTGGCGAAGCTCTCACGGGGGAGGTATGCTGAAATAGTAATGACAAGATCCATAAGCGTCTGCGCAGTGGAAGGCATGTGGTCTTTTGATTTTTGACCTTGCTGCTTGTTTTCTGTTGCCGGCGCACTCTGGAGCTCTCCTGCTAGCATCTTGCTAACGCGATCGAAAGTCTCCATAAGCTCCTGGTTTGGCGTGATGCTAAGGAAGGCATTCACAGTCTGGAGAATGGGGCCTCGGCTTTGGGGGAGAGTCTGGGTATATACGTTGAAGAGGACTGCGAGCATGTTACCAGCAAATTGGCCGAGATATGCCAAATTCTTGCGAGCAGCATCTTTGGTTACCCGGCTCTGCAAAAGGagatcttcctcctcttcgatgTTTGCAACGGCTTGATTTGACTCAATCAAGGTCCTCAGAGCTCTGCAGATATCCAGTCTAAGATCAACTTGCTGGTAAAGAAGGTTGGCCAGAATTTCAGCCAGGGGTTGGTCAAAAGATTCCAAAAGATCGAGTGGCAAGTCGCAGTAGCCTGGAAGAGTGGACCAAATTTGCTGCACGAGTGTCTCGTAGATCTTGATCTCCATGGTCTTCTCGGCTTCACCATGGTCCAAAACCTTCTGGAACATAACCTCACTGAGAGGAACCATCTCACTCTTGAAATGAGACAGGTTGGTGTTGCTAGTGTAGTCTCGCAGGATTGGGAAGAGCCATGCTCTTCCGGCCTGACCCTTGACTGGCTTGAGAATGTTCAGTGGAAGGACAGAGAGAACTGCCTCAGGGCCCATTGCGCGGACAGCTTGCCCTAGCACATCATCTGCCTCCTTTTTGTTTCTGAAAGACGGGTTCTCTCGAATCTCTCCGATGGTACGTGTGACGTTGAGCATGATGGGGTTCGCTCTCCATCTCAGGGCGGTGAAAATAGCTTCTAGAACGTTAAATGTTTGTAACCAAGCGGCTTGATACTGAACACTGAGGAGGGACTCAGCCGCCTTTGCAATTTTATCTAAAACTTTCTCGTCAAATATTGAAGGCTCGAGGATAACATTTGGCGGTACGCAGTTAGCCATGAACGAGATCAAGCACTCAGAAGATGAGATTCTGATATTCTCGGAATCAGACTGGAGGAATTGCGCCACCATGTTGAAGAGTTCGGGAAGATTTTGGAAAGTCTCATCTGGTTCAACTTGTGCCGAGACGTCGTAGCCTCGGGAAAGGATGGCAAGCCATGCCGGGACGAGCTGGGTATCGTTGGCAGCTGGGCGCAGCTCCGAAATAATCTCCATAAGGCGAGGCAACTTGGCTGAAGTGACTTCGTCCGTCATTCCCTCAAACATCAATTCGAAAATCTCAAAAGCCGCCATGGTCATGTACTCGTTGCCAGATTTAGCAATGTTCAGGAGCAACTCGCAAAGAGATTCGATCTTGGTGGTTGGCCAGCCGCCGCTCGCCGCAGCAACAGTCTTGACCAACTGAAGTGCATGGATCAATGCCGGATCGTGCGTTGTGCTGGGCGCTTTCTTGCCCTTTCGTGCCTGGATAGCCTGGGCGGCCAAATCTTCCAGGTTCTTCAGCGCAGTGTGCGCACACATGTCTGCGGCCGGGTGGTCCAAAGATGGGGTTGGCGGGGGATTCTTAAGCACTCTCTTGAGCGCATCCATAGATCGTCTCCGGACTTTGGGCCTCTGATCCAAAGCCAGGTTCAACAATCCAGCAACTGCGCGCCTGGGTCCGATCTGGGTAACAGACAGCTCCCATGAAGCGGCATCCTGAGCCAAGAGGAGAGATTCAAGGCATCCAATTGAAGTTCGTAGCAGAATTGGCTCCGCATCCTGCATCAGCAAAACCGGTGCGAGTAGCGTAAGGATCTGAGTGAACTTGGATCGAAGCAGAGGCTGGGGGGCGAACGGGGTGACCACGTCAAGAAGGTAAACCACAGGAGTGGCTAATTCGACATTGATGCCTCCATTGTTCTCGGCCTGTTGTAGAAGCGCAAGGAGAGCAGCAAAGTATCCAGTAGAAGTCGGAGCGGTGTTTTGCTCTTTCAAGGTTGATTCGACCGCCTGCAAGACAACGACAGTCTAAGCGCACACAAAAGTCAGCAACAGAAATCACCAAGCCTGTCTCTCATATGTGCTTTTACCTTCTGCTGGCTCTGAAGACCAGGGGACTTGATCTTGTCCAGCTTCTCGGCCAGAGTCGGAGTCGCCATCTTTTTATCGATTCCGTCGCAATCTCCAAATCTGGTTGAGTGAGAGCAGAAAGCGCAGCGCCTTCGAGGACAAGCAAAAGCACCAAGATCAAAAAAATTCCCTTATCGCAATCCCCGCCAGCCCGATAACGACCATTGTAGTGCGCAGTTGTGGAGAGTGTGGCTAAGCTGATAGCCAGCCACAGGCGTGCCTTATGACAGTATCCGTCTGATCGCTGTATCCGAGCCGTCGACGCACCCTGCGGCCCCTCTAAGCCTCAAGTCTCTAGCTCCAAATAGCAGCTATTGGTCGTCAGCTGTTGAGGGATCCAGCTTTCGCAAGTTCGATTCCGACCTCTTCTTCACAGCTTCGAGGAGCCATGACGTTCCTCATATTGGTGATTGGGGATCTGCACATCCCAGACCGGGCGCTTGATATCCCAGCCAAGGTAAATGCGCAAACTGGAGGCCGGCCAGCTCATACCCTGGAGTAGAGAGTGTTGTCACCGAGTTCGATTGCGCGTTTGTTGGCTGACTTGCGTTACGCTCTTCTAGTTCAAGAAACTGCTTGCGCCCGGCAAGATTGGCCAGACGCTATGTCTCGGTAACCTCACAGACAAACACACATACGAGTACCTGCGATCCGTGTCGCCGGATCTCAAGATCGTCAAGGGCCGCACCGATGTCGAGGCCACGTCTCTCCCGCTAACGCAGGTCGTCACCCACGGCGGCATACGAATTGGCTTCCTGGAGGGCTTCACTCTTGTTTCCAACGAGCCCGATCTGCTTCTGGCCGAAGCCAACAGACTAGACGTCGACGTCTTGTGCTGGGGTGGTACCCACCGATTCGATGCCTTTGAGTACATGGACAAGTTCTTTGTGAACCCGGGAAGCGCGACGGGAGCATTCGTGACAGGGGCAAGCCTAGATGCAGAGCCTGCGTCTCCAAGTTTCTGCCTTATGGATGTAAGATGCCCTTGTTATGTTTCGCAGGAATACATACTTCGCCATGGTGCTTACTATTACCACAGGTTCAGGGCATTTCGCTCACTCTCTATGTATACCAATTGAAGACGGACGAGAAAGGAAACGAGAATGTCGCTGTAGAAAAGGTTACTTATACAAAGCCCGTGGAGCCATCTACCGGCTCATCATGACGCATAATTGAatggagagagacaagaggaaACTCAACTAATAGAGAAGCATCTTAATTGCCGACGGCAGAGGTAGAAGCAGAGTTGATACCCGGCCAGCCCCAGTTATACAAAACGCCTTAGTACTTGTCGATGCACAGGCATATATCACTTACACtaaaaaatgaaataaaaaaaagaagcagactTTGGTTAGATGTGAAGTGTCCTTGAGAAACAGACCACGGACAAAACACAGAAGATTCAAAAAAGAGGCCATAAAGATAAATACAAACACCATCCACTAACTTCCATCGCTTGGTATCTCGAGCATGAAAAATGATTCCGGATCGCCTAACAATATATCCCGATTTAACAGTCGTGAAAATCCAGAAACGCCCAGCACGTCTTGTGCTTGAAACACCCCGTTCTTTTTTCCGGTTTCCCCCTTCTTACTTTCAAAGTGGCTATTATATCATCATGCTCCTTCGCCGAGAGTTGTTCCTCTCCCTAAATGATATACCTTCCCTTTCACTATCCTCGTCAATCATCATAGTCGACTGCCTTGAGGTAGTAGTCCGTCTTCGACCCCTTTTCTTCGGTTGTTTgacctcttctttctcgtcCGGAGGCGACCCGCTCGTAAATTCGTACACATCGTTCTCTACCAGCCCGCTGCTATCAAGATTGGTGCTTTCGGCGTTTTCCATGTCCATTGAGTTATCGCTTGCAACTTCCATCGCCTTCGGCACTATACTAGAGGAACGTTTGCGTCGCTCTGTAACGACACTACCGGAAAGAATATCAGTGGTCAGGTGTTTTGTTGCCAGCGGGCTTGCCGGAACCTTATCACTTTCTGGGGGAATATCCGTCGCTTCTATCTGCCGCTGGGTTTTCGCTGATTCAGAAAGGGCAGGATCATAGTTGCTGATTCGTCGAGCATATTTCCCCTCTCCGGCTACCGCATCGAATAGCTCTTTGGTAGGCCTTCGCATCTTGACTCTCAAGTTGGGCTCGGCATAGCTGATTGTCATCCTATTCCGCCTACTAGGCCGTGATGTTTCTCCGTTGGACGAGATATCGTTAGGCGGAGGCGTGTCTCCCCGTGATCCATCGAGCAGTGTAGCTAGTGCCGGAGAAGAGGGTGAGAATAAAGAAGACTCTCTAATGGGTGCTGCCGAATCATGCACATCATCCGATGGTCTCTGAGGTTCAGCGGTAAGAATAGGTACAGTTTCGGCTTTGACAGACGAAAGCTTCGTCGTTTTTGGTGGTCTCCCAGGTGCGGCTTTTGGCTTTGCTGCGTTGGTCTTAGCTGCTATAATATCATCGGCTATGGATGATTTCATCTTAGGGTTCTTCTTTGGAGAATTGATATCGTCGTTAGTGCTCTTGGCGGATAGTGGTTTTCGAATGTTCTCTGAAAGATCTAGCATTGATTTCTTTCTCAGCTTAGCAAAATCACTGACGCTTCTTCCATCAGCCTTGTCGCGAATCAGCGTCTTTTCCCCCAACATCTTGCTAATGCTATTCTCATCCGTCACTCTTTGGGGTTGAACATATTCGTCATCGTCTCGAGCTCCAAATTTTCGTTTAGACCCGGCCTTAAGGGGTTCAATTGGTGCATTTTCGACGACATTTTTGGGCTTATTAGGCGGTCGCCCACGTCTTGGCGCTACCACGGGCCATTCGTTGtgctctttctccttttctacTTCTTTTGGTGGAGACGTTACGTTGCTTTGGTTGCCGTCTGGTTTCGATAAAGATAGAGCAACTGGCGGCTCAAGTTTTCTCGCTTTCGAGCTGTTGGAAGGTTCATCGTTTTCCTTGACGGACTTTAATCTACTGGGTGAGTCGATTTTGACCGGGTCTTCTTCAATATATTTAGACATTGGTGGAGGACCCAATTCTGGTGATTCAGCGTCAATGTCTGCTTCTGATCGCAGCGCCATGATTTGTTCAGGACTGTGTATCAGTCAGTAATTTTACTCATCTGCAAGAAGTCGAGCCTACTTACTTCATAGATCTCCGAGGATAGCTCTTATTTTCCGCAATATGGCCCAACTCCTCAATATCTTTTGCGATCTCGCGTAGCCTCCTCTGCGATGGACTGGGGCGACTTGCGCTAAAGCCCATTGTCTGTTTCGGCCTTCTCCTTATCATGGGAGAGTGTCTCTTTGCGGGAGGCTCAAGGCCTAATTCAGCAATAAGAGAGCCCCATTCCGTAAGCTGCGATTCTAATCTGGCTTTGATGGCCATTGCGTGATCTGCAATTCTTTGCGCTTCATTGTCTTCGACTTgtttctccagctccagtaTGCGGCTGCGCAGTTCGAGATTTTCGGATAGCATACAGGCGCACTCGTTCTCCAGCTCTCGAATTCGTAAGGCCCGAATGTTATTTGTCTTTGCGAGTTCCCTATTCTGGCGAAGCATCTTCTTGCGAACTGCGCCGTAGTTAGCACACGCGACACTCCAGCTTTTGATGCCCGAGGGCTCGAAAAACAAAGGGAAGACACATACGCGTTTCGATGCTCTCTGTCGGCGCCGGCATTTCGTTAAGCCTGGCCATGGCTCCACACAGAGCGCGCGTATTTGCTACGCAAAGGGCGAAGAGTACGGGTTTGTATACAATGGAGCGAGAGATGCTTGCACGGGCATCAAGAGCGTTTAACAAGTCGGTCTGCAGGACGTCGACTCTGGCGGGATGAATTTGGACATCATTGTTTACTCCATGTCTTGTTTAGGCATAGCGTAGAATGGACATGCGCTAACAGCCCATTTGTACATGCCAttgtacctacatgtacacAAAGCAGCTCCCGTTGCTATGCCCAGAGCATAAAACGCCACGCGAATTTAGCACTTCAGTGCTGTAAGCCCCGCCAACCCAACAACTAACCTGCACAGGTTCATGTACCGGTTTATTCGACAACTTACTTCTAGTATTTGAATTTTAAACAATCCCTAAGAGCTCTTCTGGTATAGCTTTTAGTCTTACTACACCTTACGGGAAATCAAAAATTCCCTAAATTAGCCTACAGCTTATTACTCCTTaaacaagaagatgaatTCCTTCACTTAGACGGCGAAACAGGCAAGTAATTCCTACAAAAAGGACGCCTAGTTATTGCATCTGCCTAGTCCTCAGAGAAACTGGTCTTGAGTAGCTGCAACAAATGATTCCGTGGCCTTTTTACATTATGTGGCACTATGGTCAGTGAGAAAAGACAGCTGCGTTGGGTTTGGCTGCGAGTGTTAGCTGTTGTCTCCTTCAATAAATCTGTTGTATTGATAAGGAAGGGGGAAGCTCTTATTCGATTGAAGCATTCAATAGACTCGGACAGCCTAATAATGCTGACTTATGTTTCAATACTACTTCCTAAGTCAACTTAACTCTAGCAGGAAGGAGCATTAACACGGATTGGTAGAGCAGACACTGAGGAAGCGCCTGAAGCACAATACCGCATGGCTCTCCCCTACCTCCTTAAGCGTCTACATCATTTACAACCCTCAATAGACAAAGGCTACAATACTAATATAGGTAAGTATCTAGTATAGCTAGAGGTCACAGCTATACTGAGTGCCTACTAAGTAATTCTCAACTTTGAGTAAAAATCACTGCTCTGTAAAGCTCATACAGAAGGTGCTGCTAGAGATTAATCCTAGTCCCAGTTACATCGTGCAATGTCCACCTACTTTGTATATTCTTTCTAAGTTCCGTGAAATGCTTCAGGTACTTAGGTACTTACTAAGGTATGCTTTTTGTTAGCAGTAGGAAATAACAACTCATGGAGGAGGAAGGCAGGCTATTGGCAATTATAAAACGCCCAATACATTACCGACTCAAATAGTTCCAGGTTAGGTAATAACACAACCAAGAACCTGTCAACCATGCAACGATACATCTTTGGCACGCTTCTCGCATTGGCCATTGCCCCCGTAGCAACCACCGACGGACTCGACTTTGAGATGTCCTCCACCACAAGTGGAGGCATTGCCACCGAGCACTGCACATCAGTCACCTTCTAGGGCCTTAACGTGACAGTAACCGAGAACGGGATGTGAAACATGGAGACAGTTGTTTGGAGATGCGGCTCAACTGATGCCGGGCCAAACCATCCCCGTGCCTTTAAAGACCAACGAGGAACAGACATGCACGGTTACTGGGTCCGAGAGTGTGACACTGGCGCAACCCCTCAGAGCCGCAGGGCGGCTGTTATAGCTACTACGGTTGATTTAACTGACGGCTGCTATGCAGCGTTGCAGTGGACTTATGGGCTGAATATTGTGTGTGAGTCAAATTAAGCAACACACACCGCTAGAACTGTTAGATTAGCTAGTGGACAGTGGAATTGTCATGAGTGTCTCGTCCAGTAGAATGAAGCTGGGTTCTTCACAAGGTGCATCTAGCTTGACTTATAGGTCAATATACAGTGCATATATAATCCGAATACCAACTATCCGCACTGTATGCCACACCAACATTGTCGCACCAAATCAATACTGCTGCTCCAGGCTAGCTAGTTCAAGGTCCAAGGCTCGAAGCTCACCAGCGCGTTCGCATCTTTGTTTATCATAATCACGATCTATCCAGTCGACCTCTTAGACACTACTCCCAGACTGCCCTACGGCAATAGCGGATATATTCATCGAGCGTACTTCCGCACGCACGCGGACATTGATTGCCGAAAATGTCGTATCCCACCAGGTCTTTTTCGTCGCATATGCGCGCACCAAGCAGTTCAATCGCCTCAGCTCCACAGTCACCAGCACTGTTGGCTCgaattgaagagaagaaggcagagcTTGAGAATCTCAAAGAGCTCAGAGACTTGAGCGCAGCAGTAGCAACCCAGATGGAAGCTCTAGAAGAGAAACTGTCCACCCTGTCTGACGGAACAGAGGGTAAGACTGGTACCTAGCTATTATTGTAGCGTTGGCTTGATATTAACATACGGGtagctattgctgctgtggtTGGCAACTGGCATAACGTGCTTCGTGCCATCAACATGGCTTCAAGTAAGTCCGGCTTCATCAAGgttactatagctatagtttgCACAGCAGCTTAACCATCCCACAGCAAAGCTAGCAAAAACAGCAGCCGGGCCtggcccagaagaagaagcgtccTCATCGACAGGGCCGTTACCCCAAACTCTAGTACGCATTCCTACGGAACACGCACCAACACTGCAGGCGCAAGCAGAAGCGGCAGAAGCGGCAGCCGAAGGGGAATCGACGTCAGATCCTTAGGCTAGAACGAGCAGACGACGGTAATTAAAAGAGAGAGCCTTGGACCGACTACTATGAGAATTGAACCTAGGCTCGGTAATAAGCTATCACGGGGGAATAAGAGGCTACCTAGGGATATGACTCCAGGAACCACAGCTCACAGGGGAGCTTGATGGGCAGCTCCATTTTTGGTTTTATGGTTCCCCGGTATGGAAAGTTATTCCTCAGAAGACACCCTTATCTCTGCTGCAAAATATTGAACTCCAAGCAGCGGATAGAGGAGACATCTTCCCAAATGCTGGCAGCACCAGCCATCGATCGGCAGCTTCGCATCCTGAATATTGGTAACTTATAGCGGGGCGGGCGATAAAATCGCGACGCGTTGCCTCGGTCTCGGCTGCGATGCCGCTCGCCACTTCAGCACAGCTACCGGAAAAGCGAgcgacaaaaaaagaaaaacggaAATGACGATGGGTCGACAAGGTCCAAAGCAAGAACAGTGGAACATGGCCGGCAGTGGTGGAAGGCGGAAGAGGCCGCACTCATTTAATTTCGGCTCCACCAAAGGCCATATCTGTTTCACCCGCCATCAACACACTCAGTTCATGCAGCTTTTTACGGCAATCCAGCCCAGCTCATCTACCCCAGAAAATCATTTGCCTATGTTACTATGCCCaaatcagcatcatcaacgcAACCTTGATTTCAGTTCAGCACCACTAGTTGAAATAGAAGAATTCTCGAACATATTGAATCTGGCCCCGCTTGCACACTCGACGGGCTTCAGGGTTGTTTGCGAAATTACATACGTTTTTTTGGTACTGGGCGCGAATAGTGTAATTGATTTCTGTCGTATCTGATAGAAACCCCCTGCTTGCGAAGTTTCCAGTCCACTTGGCCCTCAacggtttttttcttttttttgtctcggAATCACATTGGCGAAGGGATGGCCCGGTGCAGCGTTGCAGCTACACCGGCGACTGAGGCCGGCGACTTTGAACGATTGCGGAATGGAGGCACATTTGACGTTTGCTTTGGGGCCGACCTTTTTGGGCGACCCGCCAGCTCTCGT comes from Trichoderma asperellum chromosome 3, complete sequence and encodes:
- a CDS encoding uncharacterized protein (EggNog:ENOG41), which produces MARLNEMPAPTESIETLRKKMLRQNRELAKTNNIRALRIRELENECACMLSENLELRSRILELEKQVEDNEAQRIADHAMAIKARLESQLTEWGSLIAELGLEPPAKRHSPMIRRRPKQTMGFSASRPSPSQRRLREIAKDIEELGHIAENKSYPRRSMNPEQIMALRSEADIDAESPELGPPPMSKYIEEDPVKIDSPSRLKSVKENDEPSNSSKARKLEPPVALSLSKPDGNQSNVTSPPKEVEKEKEHNEWPVVAPRRGRPPNKPKNVVENAPIEPLKAGSKRKFGARDDDEYVQPQRVTDENSISKMLGEKTLIRDKADGRSVSDFAKLRKKSMLDLSENIRKPLSAKSTNDDINSPKKNPKMKSSIADDIIAAKTNAAKPKAAPGRPPKTTKLSSVKAETVPILTAEPQRPSDDVHDSAAPIRESSLFSPSSPALATLLDGSRGDTPPPNDISSNGETSRPSRRNRMTISYAEPNLRVKMRRPTKELFDAVAGEGKYARRISNYDPALSESAKTQRQIEATDIPPESDKVPASPLATKHLTTDILSGSVVTERRKRSSSIVPKAMEVASDNSMDMENAESTNLDSSGLVENDVYEFTSGSPPDEKEEVKQPKKRGRRRTTTSRQSTMMIDEDSEREGISFRERNNSRRRSMMI
- a CDS encoding uncharacterized protein (BUSCO:EOG092D3GZM), encoding MTFLILVIGDLHIPDRALDIPAKFKKLLAPGKIGQTLCLGNLTDKHTYEYLRSVSPDLKIVKGRTDVEATSLPLTQVVTHGGIRIGFLEGFTLVSNEPDLLLAEANRLDVDVLCWGGTHRFDAFEYMDKFFVNPGSATGAFVTGASLDAEPASPSFCLMDVQGISLTLYVYQLKTDEKGNENVAVEKVTYTKPVEPSTGSS
- a CDS encoding uncharacterized protein (EggNog:ENOG41); the protein is MLLKETTWQKARKTVESLCLDILVKWRGDEETGRDQLDEILREVVVISDSEDDEDDDEEESTDYTSDEGADNARLTPMPVYRSAPPLQPVDRTDRSPPQSPIREAIPVPSSHPIRIGLEDIDRGRRVDRRAQRGFRRYRAWEEAIRRNRGETPLAEQTSPDMAISHASYRPSPPVRFSYDAYGRPYDNPDPTVHSGGVFGISSHLDGHRMQQPVYGMPSSLNSSPYPGRTVEAQSSHEKVMSVVPFPTSTSSRELASSSASSHFQDMLVRSIESRSPTAQPTFIRTLPPRSQASVSSYAPLATSLTSIQQPPKFVSHPGEEVRSWDRPPPAHVITGFNRSQAMSIDAMSSRDSVQSHDLCGSTYLHPPTGYGAQPAPPFAHQALSNPGPSSSRFPETRRIVLQATRPGERSNPILMEDRGGYFERVNPRPESSSRIQLRPVRPSQPQTEVENRGIIRPHTIFSWEEDLRNRGGRRGVAEIEVNPIIDPRPHAPHIRQYAPHEYFGAPPPAKEEDYRVQSRRVPGGDYGAAPPEGYWTIRQHGDEQVSRPHHEPAVYHPINTLPPRADERFETRQGRRPLAQPAPNVIIID
- a CDS encoding uncharacterized protein (BUSCO:EOG092D05Q0); amino-acid sequence: MATPTLAEKLDKIKSPGLQSQQKTVVVLQAVESTLKEQNTAPTSTGYFAALLALLQQAENNGGINVELATPVVYLLDVVTPFAPQPLLRSKFTQILTLLAPVLLMQDAEPILLRTSIGCLESLLLAQDAASWELSVTQIGPRRAVAGLLNLALDQRPKVRRRSMDALKRVLKNPPPTPSLDHPAADMCAHTALKNLEDLAAQAIQARKGKKAPSTTHDPALIHALQLVKTVAAASGGWPTTKIESLCELLLNIAKSGNEYMTMAAFEIFELMFEGMTDEVTSAKLPRLMEIISELRPAANDTQLVPAWLAILSRGYDVSAQVEPDETFQNLPELFNMVAQFLQSDSENIRISSSECLISFMANCVPPNVILEPSIFDEKVLDKIAKAAESLLSVQYQAAWLQTFNVLEAIFTALRWRANPIMLNVTRTIGEIRENPSFRNKKEADDVLGQAVRAMGPEAVLSVLPLNILKPVKGQAGRAWLFPILRDYTSNTNLSHFKSEMVPLSEVMFQKVLDHGEAEKTMEIKIYETLVQQIWSTLPGYCDLPLDLLESFDQPLAEILANLLYQQVDLRLDICRALRTLIESNQAVANIEEEEDLLLQSRVTKDAARKNLAYLGQFAGNMLAVLFNVYTQTLPQSRGPILQTVNAFLSITPNQELMETFDRVSKMLAGELQSAPATENKQQGQKSKDHMPSTAQTLMDLVITISAYLPRESFATLFEIATAIINRQEEPQLQKKAYKLIPRLATSELGKAALQERNGEMQALILSSSEKVSAPARRERIAAISALLPFIPNSDLHFIPAVLSEIVICCKENNERARESAYDLLVEMGQKMAAANGATIDNSKVPHMPSDAPAATANIEEFFTMVSAGLAGSTPHMISASVTAISRLLYEFRSSLSEQTLSDLVQTMDLFLTSNNREIVKSCLGFVKVSVISLPVELMMPRLATLVPNLVTWSKEHKGHFKSKVRHILERMVRRFGFDAINNACPDSDKKLLANIRKTKERAKRKKDAAKSAHDEDASDDDEEDGKRQYENEYDRALYSSDSEESEGEGDEEDARPKKKAQKGGKTYIVEDDDEPLDLLDKKALASISTTKPVKLRKPQRTKAKTDLDGKLILGKDDDEEEGAMEVDQPENSGVGAYVAAIKGRDAARRGRGGKLKFSNKRSRDGDDGDDMDDDDAVAVKNSISPGRDRGGRGRGRGGPMRGGGRGGRGGGGSFGGPRSGKGGIAAGRRGLGSEKRHGPSGGAGVGKGKRGGRN